The Epinephelus lanceolatus isolate andai-2023 chromosome 8, ASM4190304v1, whole genome shotgun sequence genome includes a window with the following:
- the LOC144464143 gene encoding deoxynucleoside triphosphate triphosphohydrolase SAMHD1-like, whose amino-acid sequence MAEQGQHKVFNDPIHGHMTLHPLLVKIIDTPQFQRLRNIKQLGGAYFVYPGASHNRFEHSIGVGHLAGELAKALHATQPELLITERDILCVQIAGLCHDLGHGPFSHLYDGTFIPEARPGHEWRHEDASVQMFYHLVERNGLQQEMERYGLVLPVDLTFIEEMIAGPLKKRQGEPHTETVDEWPYEGRPQDKSFLYEIVANKTNGIDVDKFDYFARDCHHLGIRNNFDHLRYFRFARVCEVDGQRHICTRDKEVNNLYDMFHTRYSLHRRAYQHSVNKIMEFMIAEAFVKADEHIQIEGSGGEMFTLSTAKDNMEAYTKLTDCVFNQILNSSDQGLAEAREILQRIITRNHYKLLTETNCTPNQIEILEANWKEELTGALQGDGLNPEDFVVIDSTMDYGSNNEDPIRKVYFYSKRDPTRSFHIPRERVSSLLPTCFSETLIRVYCKKTDEEPLEHARVCFRKWCKDRGLPVPQVEGQEAPQQNPGGE is encoded by the exons TGACACACCTCAGTTCCAGAGACTACGAAACATCAAGCAGCTTGGAGGGGCTTACTTTGTTTACCCTGGAGCATCCCACAACCGCTTTGAACACTCTATTGG GGTGGGGCACCTAGCAGGAGAACTTGCAAAAGCTCTGCATGCAACGCAGCCAGAACTCCTCATCACTGAAAGAGACATCCTTTGTGTGCAGATTGCTGGTCTTTGCCATGACCTGG GACATGGACCCTTTTCCCATCTGTATGATGGGACGTTCATCCCCGAGGCACGTCCAGGACATGAGTGGAGG CATGAGGATGCCTCTGTACAGATGTTTTATCACCTAGTGGAACGTAATGGCCTACAGCAGGAGATGGAGAGGTACGGCCTGGTGCTGCCTGTGGACCTGACCTTCATCGAAGAGATGATTGCAGGACCACTCAAAAAAAGACAGGGAGAACCGCACACAGAGACAGTTGATGAG TGGCCATATGAAGGCCGTCCACAGGACAAGTCCTTCCTCTATGAAATTGTGGCCAACAAAACAAATGGCATTGATGTGGACAAGTTTGACTACTTTGCCAG GGACTGCCACCACCTGGGCATCCggaacaactttgaccatctcCGCTACTTTAGGTTTGCCAGGGTGTGTGAGGTGGACGGGCAGAGGCACATCTGCACCAGAGACAAG GAGGTGAACAATCTGTATGACATGTTCCACACAAGGTACAGTCTCCACAGAAGAGCCTACCAGCACAGTGTGAACAAGATCATGGAGTTCAT GATTGCAGAGGCCTTTGTAAAAGCAGACGAGCACATTCAGATTGAAGGCTCAGGAGGGGAGATGTTCACTCTCTCCACAGCCAAAGATAACATGGAGGCCTACACCAAGCTGACAG ATTGTGTCTTTAACCAAATACTCAACTCCTCCGATCAGGGCTTGGCTGAGGCGAGGGAGATTCTACAGAGGATCATCACTCGAAACCACTACAAGTTACTGACTGAAACAAACTGTACACCAAACCAAATTGAG ATCCTTGAGGCCAACTGGAAAGAGGAATTGACTGGAGCCCTTCAAGGGGACGGGCTAAACCCAGAGGACTTTGTAGTTATA GACAGTACTATGGACTATGGGAGCAACAACGAGGACCCAATTAGAAAGGTGTATTTCTACAGCAAGAGAGATCCTACCAGATCATTCCATATCCCCAGAGAGCGG GTGTCCAGCCTCCTCCCAACATGCTTTTCTGAGACGCTGATCAGGGTTTACTGTAAGAAGACTGATGAAGAGCCACTGGAGCATGCCCGCGTGTGCTTCAGGAAGTGGTGCAAAGATAGAGGGTTGCCAGTGCCGCAG GTGGAAGGCCAAGAAGCACCACAGCAAAACCCAGGGGGAGAATAA
- the LOC144464144 gene encoding deoxynucleoside triphosphate triphosphohydrolase SAMHD1-like, translating into MEEQGQHKVFNDPIHGHMELHPLLVKIIDTPQFQRLRNIKQLGGAYFVYPGASHNRFEHSIGVGHLAGELVKALHASEKQPELLITERDILCVQIAGLCHDLGHGPFSHLYDKMFIPEAHPGHEWRHEDASLQMFDHLVERNGLQQEMERYGLVLPEDQTFIKEMIVGLDPETVDEWPYEGRPQDKSFLYEIVANKTNGIDVDKFDYFARDCHHLGIRNNFDHLRYFRFARVCEVDGQRHICTRDKEVNNLYDMFHTRYSLHRRAYQHSVNKIMEFMIAEAFVKADEHIQIEGSGGKMFTLSTAIDDMEAFTKLTDDVFNQILNSSDPLLAEAREILQRIITRNHYKLLAETNCTPSQIEILEANWKEELTGALQGDGLNPEDFVVIDSTMDYGSNNEDPIRKVYFYSKRDPTRSFHIPRERVSSLLPTCFSEKLIRVYCKKTDEEPLDGVRERFRNWCKDRDLPVPQVEGQEAPQQNPGGE; encoded by the exons ATGGAAGAGCAAGGACAGCACAAG GTGTTTAATGATCCCATCCACGGGCATATGGAGTTACACCCACTACTCGTCAAAATCATTGACACACCTCAGTTCCAGAGACTACGAAACATCAAGCAGCTTGGAGGGGCTTACTTTGTTTACCCTGGAGCATCCCACAACCGCTTTGAACACTCTATTGG GGTGGGGCACCTAGCAGGAGAACTTGTAAAAGCTCTGCATGCAAGTGAAAAGCAGCCAGAACTCCTCATCACTGAAAGAGACATCCTTTGTGTGCAGATTGCTGGTCTTTGCCATGACCTGG GACATGGACCCTTTTCCCATCTGTATGATAAGATGTTCATCCCTGAGGCACATCCAGGACATGAGTGGAGG CATGAGGACGCCTCTCTACAGATGTTTGACCACCTAGTGGAACGTAATGGCCTACAGCAGGAGATGGAGAGGTACGGCCTGGTGCTGCCTGAGGACCAGACCTTCATCAAAGAGATGATTGTAGGACTGGACCCAGAGACAGTTGATGAG TGGCCATATGAAGGCCGTCCACAGGACAAGTCCTTCCTCTATGAAATTGTGGCCAACAAAACAAATGGCATTGATGTGGACAAGTTTGACTACTTTGCCAG GGACTGCCACCACCTGGGCATCCggaacaactttgaccatctcCGCTACTTTAGGTTTGCCAGGGTGTGTGAGGTGGACGGGCAGAGGCACATCTGCACCAGAGACAAG GAGGTGAACAATCTGTATGACATGTTCCACACAAGGTACAGTCTCCACAGAAGAGCCTACCAGCACAGTGTGAACAAGATCATGGAGTTCAT GATTGCAGAGGCCTTTGTAAAAGCAGACGAGCACATCCAGATTGAAGGCTCAGGAGGGAAGATGTTCACTCTCTCCACAGCCATAGATGACATGGAGGCCTTCACCAAGCTGACAG ATGATGTCTTTAACCAAATACTCAACTCCTCCGATCCGCTCTTGGCTGAGGCGAGGGAGATTCTACAGAGGATCATCACTCGAAACCACTACAAGTTACTGGCTGAAACAAACTGTACACCAAGCCAAATCGAG ATCCTTGAGGCCAACTGGAAAGAGGAATTGACTGGAGCCCTTCAAGGGGACGGGCTAAACCCAGAGGACTTTGTAGTTATA GACAGTACTATGGACTATGGGAGCAACAACGAGGACCCAATTAGAAAGGTGTATTTCTACAGCAAGAGAGATCCTACCAGATCATTCCATATCCCCAGAGAGCGG GTGTCCAGCCTCCTCCCAACATGCTTTTCTGAGAAGCTGATCAGGGTTTACTGTAAGAAGACTGATGAAGAGCCACTGGACGGTGTCCGTGAGCGCTTCAGGAACTGGTGCAAAGATAGAGATTTGCCAGTGCCACAG GTGGAAGGCCAAGAAGCACCACAGCAAAACCCAGGGGGAGAATAA